The DNA sequence AGTTTGATCTTGATCCAGACAAAGAGTGGCTTTTGATTTTTGGGCATGGCTACATAGATGTTGTCACGGATACAGAGAAAAAGGAATTTAATTCGAAAAAAACATTAAGACTCCTGTATAAAGAGGGTGCAGTGAAGGAGTTGACTTTTGAGGAATTTAAAAGACTCAACAGAGGTAGTGCATGGTAAAAGTCTTTGTTCTCATGGCACTCTTTTTTGGTTTTGCAAATTGTGCTGATATAACACAAGACTCATTGGATGTGAAAATTAAAAGCTTTTTAGGTGAGAAATCCTATAAGACAAACAAAGATTTTATCAATGTGATTTTTGAACCGAAATCCTCTTTTTATGTCAAAGACAGGGTCAATGCGGTAAAAGTCATACAGACACTCAAAGACAATGGTCTGTTAAATCTTTTTTTTCGTTCACCACAGGATTTTCGGCTCAATTTTAAAACAAGCGGGTATCCTCTCTTTTTTGTAAAAATTATGGAAGACACGCTGCAAAACCTGGGCTATTTCAGATATGTGACAACAGCATCAAATTTTGACAGTTCAGAATTTTCCTGGAGTATTAATCTCACATCAGAGTATGCAACCGACCCTTTGATACTGCAAAACGAACTGCAAAAAAGCGGTTGCAGGATTGTTGATGTAGAAAAAAATTCTCTCAAAGAGTGGACATACACCATTGACATAAGCAACGGATATCTCAATGTCGTGCAGCTGCATACAGGCGAAGAGATGAAACTAAAACGCTCTTTGTATGCCCACTGGCTTGATATTTCAAAGATCAGAAGTCTGACGATCAAAAGTTCAAGAAGAAACAGATGGTATCCGTATATTGCTTATTATGATGCCTCTTTGCATCTTTTAAAACTTTTTAAAAAAAATAAAATTTATAAAAAACTGACACTTATCATGCCCAAAAATGCGAAATATATCAAAATATCGGATATGCATACACTCAAAAATGTCAAAGATTCTCTTGTTTTATATCCAAAGGGCAAAAGATAATTTACAGACCGTAACTTTATTCTAATAATTTTTCGCTAAAATAGCACTAAATATTTCATGTTATAGGGTAAACAATGTTTGATGAGTTTAATTTTAATAGAGTTGAGAGACTTCCAAAGTATGTATTTGCGGAAGTTAATGATATAAAAATGGCAGAACGCCGTGCCGGTAAAGATGTGATAGATTTTTCTATGGGAAATCCTGACGGACCGACGCCGGAGCATATACGAAACAAACTTGTCGAATCAGCCCAAAAGACAAAAACACACGGATACTCTTCTTCAAAAGGGATTCCGAAACTCCTCAAAGCAATTGCAGACTGGTATGAACGCCGTTATGACTGCAAGCTTGATCCTGAAACAGAGTGTGTGGCGACAATGGGTTCCAAAGAGGGGTATGCACACCTTACCTATGCCATTACAAACATAGGAGATGTGGCGGTTGTACCTGATCCTACCTACCCGATTCACGAATACTCTTTTATTCTGGCCGGAGGCAATGTTATCAAATTCGGTATAGAATTTGATGAGCATTACCGGGTAAATGAAGATCACTTTTTTGAGAGTCTGGAAAAGGTTTTCAAAGAGAGCTCCCCGAAACCAAAATATGTTTTGGTCAATTTTCCGCACAATCCGACAACGGCAACGGTTACGCCTGAGTTTTATGAACGTTTGGTTGCAATGGCAAAAGAGAAAAGATTTTATGTGATTTCCGATATTGCCTACGGTGACATTACCTTTGACGGCTATAAAACACCTTCTATTATGAGCGTAGAGGGTGCAAAAGATGTGGCAGTCGAGTCGTTTACGCTTTCAAAATCGTACAATATGGCAGGTTGGCGTGTAGGCTTTTTTGTAGGAAACAAAAAACTCATAGGTGCCTTGCAAAAAATCAAATCATGGTTGGATTACGGTATGTTTACACCTATTCAGGTGGCGGCGACGGTTGCACTGAACGGCGATCAGACCTGTGTGAGCGAGATTACCCAAAAATACAATCACCGCCAGGAGGTGCTTATAGAAGCATTCGGGCGTGCAGGCTGGCATATACAAAAGAATGAGGCAACAATGTTTTCCTGGGCAAAAATTCCTGAGTGTGTCGCACATCTCGGTTCTTTGGAGTTTTCGAAACGTCTGTTGATTGAAGCAGGTGTTGCCGTGGCTCCGGGAATCGGTTTTGGAGAATACGGTGAGGGCTATGTTCGTATAGCACTCATTGAAAATGACAACAGGATTCGTCAGGCTGCCAGAAATATAAAAGAATTTTTAAAACAGTTTGACGGCTGTAAAAAAGAGAGTAAAAAGTAATGATAAAAGTCGGAATAATCGGTGTCGGAACAGTCGGAACAAGTGTAGCACAAATTTTAAAAGAGAATGCGGATGTGATTTCTGCCCGTGCGGGTGTTGATATTGTCGTCAAAAGCGGTATCGTGAAAAATCTCAAAAAAGAGCGGGGTCTGGACATTGTATTAACAGATAATGTAGATGATATTTTAAATGATGAAGAAATAGATATTGTCGTAGAATTGATGGGCGGAGTAGAAGAGGCATTTGAAGTGGTAAAACGCGCACTCAAAGCCGGTAAGTCTGTTGTAACTGCAAACAAAGCGCTGCTGGCATACCATCGTTATGAATTGCAGGAGATTGCAAAAGACAAAGCCTTTGAATTTGAAGCGAGTGTTGCCGGAGGTATTCCAATCATAACGGCACTTCGTGACGGTTTGTCAGCCAATCATATAGAGTCGATTATGGGTATTATGAACGGTACATGTAACTATATGATGACAAAGATGACGAATGAGGGTGTGGCATACGATGACATTTTAAAAGAGTCTCAGGAACTCGGCTATGCCGAAGCTGACCCGACTTTTGATGTGGGCGGATATGATGCTGCGCACAAGCTGCTTATTTTGGCTTCCATTGCCTACGGCATTGATGCAAAACCCGAGGATATTCTGATAGAGGGCATTGAAAATGTGACGCAGGACGATATTGCATTTGCCAAAGAGTTCGGTTATGCCATCAAACTTTTAGGGATTGCAAAAAAAGACAAAAATGAAGTGGAACTGCGAGTACATGCCTGTTTGATTAAACAAGAAGAGATGATAGCAAAAATAGACGGCGTGATGAACGGTATATCTGTTGTCGGCGACAAAGTCGGCGAAACACTCTACTATGGTCCGGGTGCAGGCGGCGATGCAACGGCTTCGGCAGTTGTGGCAAACATCATAGATATAGCAAGAAGCGGAAAATCGACGCCGATGCTTGGATTTAACCGACCGATGGAAGGCAATCAGCTGACACTCAAACCAACGGAAAAAATCGAGTCCAAATACTATTTGAGAGTCAATGTCTCAGACAGAACCGGTGTTTTGGCAAGACTGACAAAAATATTTGAAACACACAATATCTCTATAGAAACCATGCTGCAGCGTCCAAGTGACAATGAAAGTGCAAACCTGTTGATATCAACACATACAGCCGTGGAAAAAGATATACAAAATATGATAGGCGAACTTGAAGCACTTGATTTTATAAATGCAAAACCTTCTATGATCAGGATAGTGTAACTTTTAAGATGAAAATCCTGATTACAGGGGCAAGCTCCGGTCTTGGTGCGGAATTTGCACGTCAATATGCGAACAAAGATACTGAACTTATTTTGTTGGCACGCAGAGAGCAAAAACTGCAAAGCCTGCAAAAAGAACTCGCTCCAAAATGTAAAAGTATTACTTTGCTTGTTGTGGATGTAACTGATTTTGTTCAACTTCAGAAAAAAGTCAGGTCAGTCGGAGCAGTTGATTTGCTTCTGTTAAATGCAGGAATATCGCTTGGACATACGCAAACTATTCCAACGATACATGATTTTCAAAATCTTTACAATGTCAATGTGCTGGCAAATCATGCGATTTTAGAAGTGCTTTTACCGCAACTGCAGGCACAAAAAAGCGGTCATATTGTATTTGTTTCATCGCTTTCGTCACTTTTTACTATGCCGAGTGCAAAAGTGTATGCTTCGTCCAAACGTGCTTTAAATGCCTATGCGGAGGGTATATTTTACAAGTATGCAAAAGACGGTTTACATGTAAGCATACTTTTGCCGGGATTTGTCAAAAGTGAAATGACTGACAAAAATGAATTTAAGATGCCGTTTTTGCTGGATACTGCAGAGGGAGTCAAACGTATGAAAAAGGCAATAGAAAAAAGAAAAAAGTTTTATGCCTTTCCTCTTAGATTTTATTTAATCATTCGTTTTATGAATTTACTTCCATCAGCTTTAAGTCAAAGAATTGTAAACTACCTTTCATAGTTGTAAATTGCAGATTTTTTAAAAAACATATCTTAGAAGGCAAATCCTCGCTTTGCTCTGAGCTTCACGATATGCTTTTTAAAAAATCTTACTGAAAATACGGTAGTAGTTGAGGGTGGAAAATGGAAAATATAAAAACAATTGACAGTGTGTGCGCATACTGTGGCGTAGGCTGTGACATTGCCGCACATGTTGATGTCAAAGAGAACAAAATCAAGAAGATATTCGCACATCCCGACGGTGCTACATCAGAGGGAAAGCTTTGTATCAAAGGAACATACGGTTTTGACTTTGTTGATGCAAAAGAGCGTATTAAAAATCCCCGTATCCGAAAAAGCTTTTTGGAAAAGAATCCTCATATCAAAGCTGTTATAGCTGATTCGCTTCATTCTCTGGATGAAAAATGGTATGAAACAAATTTGGAGAGTGCAACAACAGCCGGTGCAATGAAGCTCAAAGATATTCAGGCAAAATATGGCGACAAATCTGTCTGTTCGCTTGGCGGGGCAAGAAGCTCTTGTGAGAGTGCCTACTATTTTCAGAAATTTACGCGTTATACACTGAACTCTCCACATGTGGACAACTGTGCGAGAGTCTGCCATTCCCCATCACTAAAAGGCATGCGTCTTACTATAGGCGAAGGGGCTGCCTCGAATCCTTTTGATGATATATACAAAACAGAATTTATGATCGTAATGGGCTCAAATACTACAGAAGCTCATCCTATTGTCGGAAACCGTATGATAAAAGCGGCACAAAAGGGCACGCCTATTGCATGTTTTGATGTTCGTGAGATAAAACTGCACAAGTTTTCAAAGTATAAAGCGGTAACACCGCATGAATCAAATCTGCTTGTTTTAAATATGATAGCCTACACTATCATCAAAGAAGAGCTTTACTGTAAAGATTTTATCAAAAACAGAACAAAGAACTGGGAACATTTCAAGGAAAACATATTAGCCGACCCGTATGCAAATCCGGAGTTTTTCAGAGATGTAGAAGGGTATGAGTATCTTGCGGATATGCTTCCTGAAATTGCCCGTGAGTATGCGGCCAAAAAGTCTTTGATTCTCTGGGGTCTCGGGATTACCGAACATGTGGACGGTTCCTATGCTGTTATGGCCATAGTGCATTTGGCACTAATGACCGGAAATATAGGTAAAGACGGAGCCGGTGTTATGCCGCTTCGCGGACAGACCAATGTACAGGGTGTCTGTGACATGGGAATGCTTCCGTATTATGCGCCTGATTATACAGCTCCAAAAGAGGTAGGGCTAATGACACCCCAACTGGTTGACGGAATGCTTGACGGCAGTATAAAAGGTGTTCTCAACATTGGTGAGGATCTGACACACATTCATCCGAATCTTAACAAGATTACGAAAGCCTTTGAAAATTTGGAACTGATATTTGTGCAAGAGCTTTTTATGACAGATATTGCCGAACGTGCCGATATAGTGGTAGGTGTAAAATCAGCCTACGAAAAAACAGGTGTTTATATCAATGCCATGAGAAAAGTACATCTTTCAAGACCTTTGGTAGAGTGTGATTTACCTGATGACTGGGAAGTGATCAAACTGCTTGATGAAAAGATGGGCGGCGGTTTTGGTTTTGACTCGTCCGAAGCAATATGGGAAGATGTCAGAAAAACAGCGACAAACAGATTTAAAGGCGCTTCTTACAAAGTGCTCAGAGAAAATGAAAAAAAAGGCATTTCCTGGCCGATAACCGAAGAGGGAGAGGGCACTCCTGTACTGCATCGCGAAGATTTCAGAACACGTGACGGCATTGGTGCTTTTAGATACCACGGATACAAACTCTCAGGGATGGTAGAAGAGATTTTAAACAAAAATCTCAAAGGATACCATCTTACAACAGGCCGTGCTATGGCACATTACAACAACTCTGCACAAACAAAATATACCGAAAAACTGATGAAACGCTATACAGAGGATCTCTTGTTGGTACATGAAGAGGATGCGGCAGACTTTGTGAGCGAAAAGGTGATTCTAAAAACAGAGTTTGGTCAGACAAATCCTCTTCGTGTAAAGTTTACCAACAAAGTCCGTCCAAAAACGCTTTATACAACATTTCATCATGCAGATTCAAAACTGAACAATATATTTGGAGACAAGAGTGATGAGCTGATTATGACAGCGGCATTTAAGTCTATACAAGTTGAAATAATAAACTGCTAAGCAAACACCAGCCCAGGTTAAAACCTGGGTTCCGAATAAATATAAGCATGTCAAGATATCGAGGAACCAAGACTTCAGTCTGGGCTGAGAGTTGCTTTGAAAATTGCCAAGAAAGGACATAAACCCATGAGCAGAGCAAAAGGAAATATAGCAGAAGAAAAGGCTGCTCTATTCCTGCAAGAACATGGGTATACTATTTTAGAAAAGAATTTTTATTCCCGTTTTGGCGAATTGGACATTATTGCCTTCAAAGATAATATCCTGCATTTCATAGAAGTAAAAAGCGGTGAAAATTATGAACTAGCCATTCAAAACATAACACCGGCAAAACTCTCCCGTCTTATAAAAACCGCACAGGTCTATATGAAAAAAAATACTCTGGATCCTGAGTATATGTTTGATGCACTGATAGTCACCCCGAAAAACATAGAAATATTGGAAAATATTACAATTTAATTTAATTTTTGCTAAACTGTAGAAAGTGATATTTTTTTTACAGGTTTTTTTATGAAAAATAATTTTTTGAATGACACAATGAATAAAGACTATTTGCTCAAAACATTTGACAGAGATGTCATTTTTTCTGCAA is a window from the Sulfurimonas hydrogeniphila genome containing:
- a CDS encoding LL-diaminopimelate aminotransferase, yielding MFDEFNFNRVERLPKYVFAEVNDIKMAERRAGKDVIDFSMGNPDGPTPEHIRNKLVESAQKTKTHGYSSSKGIPKLLKAIADWYERRYDCKLDPETECVATMGSKEGYAHLTYAITNIGDVAVVPDPTYPIHEYSFILAGGNVIKFGIEFDEHYRVNEDHFFESLEKVFKESSPKPKYVLVNFPHNPTTATVTPEFYERLVAMAKEKRFYVISDIAYGDITFDGYKTPSIMSVEGAKDVAVESFTLSKSYNMAGWRVGFFVGNKKLIGALQKIKSWLDYGMFTPIQVAATVALNGDQTCVSEITQKYNHRQEVLIEAFGRAGWHIQKNEATMFSWAKIPECVAHLGSLEFSKRLLIEAGVAVAPGIGFGEYGEGYVRIALIENDNRIRQAARNIKEFLKQFDGCKKESKK
- a CDS encoding homoserine dehydrogenase; translation: MIKVGIIGVGTVGTSVAQILKENADVISARAGVDIVVKSGIVKNLKKERGLDIVLTDNVDDILNDEEIDIVVELMGGVEEAFEVVKRALKAGKSVVTANKALLAYHRYELQEIAKDKAFEFEASVAGGIPIITALRDGLSANHIESIMGIMNGTCNYMMTKMTNEGVAYDDILKESQELGYAEADPTFDVGGYDAAHKLLILASIAYGIDAKPEDILIEGIENVTQDDIAFAKEFGYAIKLLGIAKKDKNEVELRVHACLIKQEEMIAKIDGVMNGISVVGDKVGETLYYGPGAGGDATASAVVANIIDIARSGKSTPMLGFNRPMEGNQLTLKPTEKIESKYYLRVNVSDRTGVLARLTKIFETHNISIETMLQRPSDNESANLLISTHTAVEKDIQNMIGELEALDFINAKPSMIRIV
- a CDS encoding SDR family NAD(P)-dependent oxidoreductase, whose product is MKILITGASSGLGAEFARQYANKDTELILLARREQKLQSLQKELAPKCKSITLLVVDVTDFVQLQKKVRSVGAVDLLLLNAGISLGHTQTIPTIHDFQNLYNVNVLANHAILEVLLPQLQAQKSGHIVFVSSLSSLFTMPSAKVYASSKRALNAYAEGIFYKYAKDGLHVSILLPGFVKSEMTDKNEFKMPFLLDTAEGVKRMKKAIEKRKKFYAFPLRFYLIIRFMNLLPSALSQRIVNYLS
- a CDS encoding molybdopterin oxidoreductase family protein encodes the protein MENIKTIDSVCAYCGVGCDIAAHVDVKENKIKKIFAHPDGATSEGKLCIKGTYGFDFVDAKERIKNPRIRKSFLEKNPHIKAVIADSLHSLDEKWYETNLESATTAGAMKLKDIQAKYGDKSVCSLGGARSSCESAYYFQKFTRYTLNSPHVDNCARVCHSPSLKGMRLTIGEGAASNPFDDIYKTEFMIVMGSNTTEAHPIVGNRMIKAAQKGTPIACFDVREIKLHKFSKYKAVTPHESNLLVLNMIAYTIIKEELYCKDFIKNRTKNWEHFKENILADPYANPEFFRDVEGYEYLADMLPEIAREYAAKKSLILWGLGITEHVDGSYAVMAIVHLALMTGNIGKDGAGVMPLRGQTNVQGVCDMGMLPYYAPDYTAPKEVGLMTPQLVDGMLDGSIKGVLNIGEDLTHIHPNLNKITKAFENLELIFVQELFMTDIAERADIVVGVKSAYEKTGVYINAMRKVHLSRPLVECDLPDDWEVIKLLDEKMGGGFGFDSSEAIWEDVRKTATNRFKGASYKVLRENEKKGISWPITEEGEGTPVLHREDFRTRDGIGAFRYHGYKLSGMVEEILNKNLKGYHLTTGRAMAHYNNSAQTKYTEKLMKRYTEDLLLVHEEDAADFVSEKVILKTEFGQTNPLRVKFTNKVRPKTLYTTFHHADSKLNNIFGDKSDELIMTAAFKSIQVEIINC
- a CDS encoding YraN family protein codes for the protein MSRAKGNIAEEKAALFLQEHGYTILEKNFYSRFGELDIIAFKDNILHFIEVKSGENYELAIQNITPAKLSRLIKTAQVYMKKNTLDPEYMFDALIVTPKNIEILENITI